GTAACTAGATAGAACCAATTTGCTGACATAGAGGATGGAAAGTATGCTATAAATCGCTGTGAGAGGCTTGTGCCTAGAATATGCTTGGTAGTTGCAGCGAGCGGTTTCCTAGACAACGCCCAGTCAAGTGTTCGAGAAGGAAACGGACCATCGGAAACCATCCATAAGTATCGATACCGAATTTCGTCTCTCAGATTTCCATACgcaaaaaggccttgatCCTTCGCTCCACCGCCGTAATAGCCTTGTCCAACCAAGTAACGTCCAAAGTATCGTTGGCGGTACGGGATCCGGGCCGAATACTGTGCGGATGGATGTCACCCGTACTGTGCGTGTGTGCATTGGTAGGTACTGCCGACGGAGGTGCATCCGTTACGGCAGTCGCCATTTTGTCTTTATGGTCTTCCATGGTACCTTCCTCGGATTCAGCTTCCGTATGGTGGGAAGGTGGGACGGTTTCCCATGATTGCGTGGTTGCCGTTGGGGAGCTCGGGCCACCCGAGGCCAGCAATGCACCGACTTTCGCCGCCACAAGTGCCAACGATCCAGTTTGTACCCCTACACCAATCACCAGCACACCGGCGGCTACGGGAACCATCCGTTGTATTCGTGCCCGAGTCAGGCGGGGCATTTGTCGCTCAATAGCACTAGATGAGCGTTgctgtcgctgtcgctgtcgAGGTGAGGCTTCCTCCCGGTACCAACCGTCAGGAATCCCTTCGGGAGGTCGCGTTAATTGGTTTTCCACGAGATGTTCGGCAATCTCTGGCCGCAAGCCTTGAATTTCTCGTTGCCGGTACTGAAGTTTGCTCAGGGCGGCCTTGGTCTCATCGGTCACTACCGAGTCGTTTTTGCCGACCGACGGGGCGGTTTCGTCCGTAAGGGGTGAGATTGCAACCTCGACTGCCGCAGCGGGTGTGGGTTCGGGATCCTCAGTCTCGGGATCCGCAGTCTCGTCGAGAGTCGTTGTTTCTTCACTGCCTTCATCGTCGGCGTACTCCATCCGATCCACGTGCGCGGCACTATCGTCTTCGACGAGGGTGATATCCTCCGTCCCGACGCTGGCATCCTGAAAGACATCCGTCGTCTCGGACGAACCGGGTTCGGCCCCGCTCGTTTCTGGTTCCTCGGAGGCTTCCGTCGCGACCTCAACGACGGGGCCTacgtcttcctcctcttcgacCGAaccttcgtcttcgttcgagacgtcttcgacttcttcctcCGCGTGATGACTTTGTTCCGTCTCGAAATCTTCGGACGCCGTATCCGCACCACCGCGGTAAACCTTCCCCCACACGAACGATGCGGTCCGTGTCGCGCCCGCGCTCGATCCCAACGTCAAGATAACCCAGGGAACACTCCGTGCGAGCGCCCCACtcaccacgacgacgacgacgacgacgtcgccaGGAACAACAGGGGAGACACGATCCAGCGACGCATTCTCCCTGTCCGAGCTGTCCGTAGGTCGGACGGGTAAACGTCGCTTGCGCTTTGGTCACTAGAGCCGACTTTGGAACACACCCAACAAGACACAAGCCGCCTTGTTGCTTTGTGGAAGGAGAACAAAGTTTTTGGGTTCCGTGGTACTCTTTTTGGGGAAGGCGAGAGGTCGGATTGGACACCAGGAGACACCTGTAGTATCGTTGTGGAGGAGAGAGGATCGTGTCGTGTTTGGAGGCGGGACATCACATTTTCACGTAAAATGGTAGAATAAGTAACATACGCTATCCAGGCAAGTCTTCAACTTCTCATTGGATCAATCCACGTGTAGGCCGTTGCGTCATCCTCTCGCGCTAACGGTAGAATGGCTGGACGAATACGGCAATCTCGAAATGAAAGCTATCATTAGCGTTAGGTGCCGgcgcatttacagttagactAATGTAAGTAGGTTCCGACCCTAACCCCTTACAATTAGCTCTAAATCTGGTTCTGCATGACTACCTCTAGCTAGTTACGCTCTTTTCAAACTCTAAATCCGACACGGTCTCTCGTtcctttccaaaagaatgcAAAATCGATTCGGTCGCATGGCGTCCGAAGACAATCACGATTGGATGAGTGAGATCTCACGGGGCCAGGTATACAAGCATCAGTATTGGCGTCGGCTGGGGCGGCGGCGATGGAGGCTTCGCGACTGACAATGTCGATGGAAGAAAGGTGTTCGGCACGACGCATCGCGGAAAAGCAAGCTTTATTGCCCCCCTTTAGTCCTGATTATGACAGTGGTTGCAATATTGGCGGCGCGAATAATAGTAGTGATGAGACTCCGTCTTTGATGGTCAAGATTGTCTCGGCTTCGTACGGTCCTTGTGAAGGAAAGCGCTTGCTGACGGGCGAACTCAGCAACGACACGGCAACGGGTATTCCATTTACCCGCGATGTGACACCCTTTTTACGAGCCCTGCTGCTCGCCCAACAACATCCAAAGGACTCAGGTCCCGGCAGCAATTTTGATTTTGCAAATGGTACCATTCGCTTGGATGCGCTGAGAAACGGGATGAAACGATCCAACGTCCGAGTACTTTTGGGAGATGCCGATACTACTACTGGCAGCACCTCCGATCCGCATAATGGAGAACAATCATTAGAGAATGGGAACACGAGGACACAGTCCATGAATGCTGTTTTTGGCGACCCTTGTCCGGGTGTTTCCAAACGATTGCACGTTCATTACTGTGTTGCCGAGGCATCGGCTAACAAGTCAGCGAGGTTGGCGTCGACCGAATGGCATGATGAAAGTTTTGCCGAACATGAAGCGGTCGTGCTGAAACGCCGAATTTCTTGTGAGATGGTTGACTCGCACTTCCGATACGCTGCTGTGCGGACCTTGGCTAAAGAGCAGCACCAAAAGCAATTGTTGTCGCCGCTTTTAGAGCTTACGAGCAAAGACAATGAGCTTGATGACCAAACAACACTTTTGCAGGCTCGACGAATGGGTCGAGCCCAATCCATGACGGAGTTTGCCGAAGACCTTCTGAGCTCGTATATACAATTTGCATCGACAATGAGCTCGAATGAAAGTGAGAAGGCTACCGGAGCATCCGAAGCTTCTAACGGAGTCGTACTTGACAAATGCTGGTCTACGTCGTCGCGAGTGACCTCTCTTCCTCCAAATTTAAAGGTTCGGCCAAAGCCGCGACAATGGCGACTACGGTCAGCCGTTTCCGAAATTGTCCTACCCATTGTGATGCCTTTTTTGGAAGTACGGGAACGTGTCCATTGTCAACGAGTCTGCCATGGTTGGCGTTGCACGATTCGCGAATGGGGTGTCGCCACAACAATTGATAACAACGACTCTGCATTTCCCTACTTTACCCGCACGCTCCTCAAGGGACTATTAACAAATTCATATTCATCACTTGAATGTCTCTTTTTGAGTGGCTTTGCGGATCTGGAACCCGACGATTTGCACCGAGCCATTCCTTTCCTACGCAAATTGAGGTCAATAGATATATCCTGGTGTGTCCGTCTAaacaacgaaacaatgaGCTCATTGGCGACATTCGCACACGATACATTACGAGTGCTGTACATGAAAGGTGTGCGAAAAGTAGATGATTCTGGAATTAGTCAGATTTGTCGGCAATGCCACAAACTTCAAGTTTTGGACGTTTCGAATTTGCCTTTGACGGATGTTTCCGGGTTGGCAATCGGGCGGCACTTGAAGGAACTGAGGGCGTTGTACATGAGGGACAATTACAAATTGACGAATGCTAGTCTAGATGCTATAACCCAGCATTGCACGCGGCTAGAGCAATTGACGCTATGGGGATTGAACCGAATCAAGCACTTGAGGCTGCCCGAATTGTGGACGTTAGAAAATAGTCCGACGATTCCGCTACTGTATGACGGTGTTAACAGCGGATCCCCTGATGGAAGTCGACTTGTCATGCTCAATCTGTGGGGATGTCACAGCTTGCGCGACGATGCCGCAGATGCCTTAGTTGGCATGCATCGCTTGCGGTCGCTGATTGTAAGCGAATGTCACCGCTTGACTGACACTTTTGTGGTAAGTTCGGGCGGCACCAATAAGGTATAACTCTATTTCCTTCTATCAGCAAATCAAATGGCTTGTTGACACGCTTGTCTTTGGTACAGTTTTCGATTGTCCGATTTGTTCCCGAATTGCAGCATTTGTATTTGAGGTATTGTAAAAAGCTGACTGACGCGAGCATTCAAGCAATTACCCACGGCGTGCCAAATTTGTATTCCTTAGATCTTAGCTTTTGCACAAAACTCTCATCCGGAGCCATATATGCCATGCTCAAAGCTCGAGGCAGCACACTGGCTGAGCTCCGGCTTCAATCCTGCCGTCTACTGAACATTGCTCACCATCCTGATCTTCCTGTCCCGGAAGAGGGCAACAACAACCTAGCAGGTAGACAAATTCTAAATGCTTTGCGATATCACGGTGAGGGGTCTTCTTTGTCGGTTTTGGATGTAAGGGGCTGCGCTGGGCAGCCCGACATCGCCACACCCTATCATCAAACTGATCCTTTTGTCTTAGGGATGGAGCGTCTTGAGTTTCGCCAGGCTGTGCCTGGTTTTTTCCGCCGGCCAGCGCGCTGGAATCGTAACATTGAGAGTCGCTTGGTTCAACAAGTTCAAGCATTGGATCGGACAATTGCTTCAATTTCCCAAAGTGATGAAAGCAAATAACACCTATCAATTTAATGGGAACGCCCAAATGAAGGGACGAAGATGCTGTCAATGTTTGAAATTGCTGCCTTTGCATTACTTGTTCGATCAGCTAGTGCTCTATTCAAAATGATTACGTCTACAGTTGTGATACAGAAACACGTGGGAGCCCAATTTTCTCGATCAGACTGTCTCGGTTTTCCTGAGCAAATAGACGTACAATCGGGTTTTTCTCGTCTTCACTTTTTGAGGCTGCCACAAGACGGCCGGCCGGAAGGATCCCCCCCGCCTCTCCTTGTTCCCTCAATTGTAAAGCTTCTTGGCACCTAATCGCCGTCGTCGGGTCATATGTTCTGCTCAGCTGCGAATCCTTGAGATCGTAATAATTGACGCAGCGAACCAGTGTTGCATAGAGACTTTCCTCTCCGGCCGATACCATTGCCACGGACATTGGACAGCAACTTTCCTTATCATTTGTAATGGAATTCAGAAATTCGTCTTGCTCACGAATTAGAGAACCGTACAACTCTCTAGCTAGAAGGGCCCCGGCACGTCGAAGAGGACGAGCGCTTCCTAAGCGTAGCTTTTCGACTGCACAAGAAATTAGAACAGAGCAGAAATGTGCACTTAGCGAGGGATGCGCTATTACCACAGCCTCAGTGACAACGTTCATGATGGATGCAATAACAGCGTCTGCCTCCTCTGAGGCAAAAAGGGGTCCTCCCGTTCTCAGTCGAACATCCACGTCGTCCGGGGCATCGTAAGCAGATAACTCCTCTTCTTTTGCATGTCTCGATTCTATATTCAGGAAGTAGGCATGAGTCTCTTCAGCAATCTGCAATGCTTGCGACGGGGTGTCTAAGTCATGAGATAACTTTTCGACTGACCCTAACGCAAGCATACCAAGCAGGCTTGACAAATGTTCGTATATTCCTGCTCTCCGTCGGATAACGAAAAGCAAAGCTTCAGCAACTTTGATTCTCTGCTCCGAAGAAAGAAGCACTTCCTCTCGAGCCAATTGCACAGCTCCTAGTGAGACTCCTCTACATAGTAACGGAAGAAAATGCGTTGGTCGCTCATCGGCTATCGCAACCAGAGTTTGAATAGCCGCCAGGAAAACGTAGGACTCCTGATCTTTCAATGCAAAGAACAAGATTACTAGAATTCGTTCCAACTTATCCTCACTTTCATCATCAGACGAAATGACTTTTGAGTTTCTCTGGCTACCAAGAATATCGTCTCTCAACAAACTTGCGGCCAAATGCCGTAACAAGACGACGCCACGCGCTCGGATCGGTGGCTCAAAGGAGGTAATCTCCTCTTGGATTTCAATAATTTTTGCCGCGAATGATATTGGAGTAGAGCTGGATGGCTTTTGTCGTCCCTCCCTTCTGCAAGCAATCAATGCCATAGCGTGACTTGCTACTTCTGATATCTCTGAATAAGCCGAAGACGTTGCTGCCGACGTTCTCTTTTCAGAAGCTAAACTTTTCAGCAAAGGAACCAGAGAGCGCAAGACACTCTCGTCAGATGATGAGCGTTTTTCAGCTCCGAGCTCAAGAACCCCAACCAGAAGACTTAAAAGGACCGATGTCACAGAAAGAAGCACTTCGTCATTGCTCGAGCCAAATGCCCTCTCATAGGTGATTATTATTGGCGGTTTAAGATGTAAGACTTTGCAGAAGAAGCTGGCACATGGCAAAAATTGCAGGACAGCGTCATCCATCTCGGCACTCTTCAATGAGTTATGTTTTGGGGAACTGTGGCTCGCTATTTGATCATTCCCAATTTCGTCAGCAAGCCTAAACACGAGCTTCATCAAGTCGAACACACCCTGGCTTGCCGAAGCGGAGAGCAACAAAGTTGCAGGAGGACACTGATCACACAAAAGAGGAAGCAAGACTAGCGAGACAAGTCGAAAGAGGTCTTGGCGAAAAAGAACGTTGCAAAGACTGGCTGTCTTCTCGGCTTCCTGGGTTGATTCGAACGTCTTGAAGTAAAGGGTCAGAGTCAGTTGAAACATTCGTGACGGCAACATTTCTTGAGTTAGGCTTGTTAGGTCTTCCTTGGGTGAGCACAGAGGCAACAGCAGCTTCTCTACCACAAACACTGCTCGTTTTTCAATATCTCCGACAGCTTGTTCCAGCGTGTACTTGTCATCTATATTTGAACCAGCACATTTCCTGTAGGAGACTGAATCATAAACATTGGCTTCGCCTTCTCCGGAAACACTACGAAATGCATATCCTTCCATATCAGAACTGGAAGGAGCAAGGGCGTACAGTACTGCGACTGCGGAGACATCGACACTGTCAATTGAATCACCGTCGGTTCCAAACGCTGAGCGAGATATTGCGTGTAAGGTAGCACGGAGTGTCCAGAGGGAATCGTCCTTTACTGCGAGATGCAATACTGACGGCATCACAGCGACTCTTGTCAGCAGGCCAAGCAAATTGAGAGGAGTCCCAATTGATAAGTCCTTCTCGCACCCGTCGATTCGGTAAAGCATCAAATGAGATATTCGCGAAGGATCGAAAGAAGGTGAAAATTGACAAGTCAGGACACCCAGTCTCCGGACGGCCACGTGTACACCTCGCTCCTGTTGTCCCGTGAATAACTTCACCAACTCTGGCAAAAATTGCTCCTCGAGGAAACAAAAAGGTAGCCGATCAAGGACCGCGCGGACTAGATCAAGGGAGCAGCTATCTTGCCGACTCAGACCGCCTAGTTGCAGTGACTCTATCGATACCACCTTGCTTTCTGTCGTCACGCCAACCCGATCCAGCAATACAAACATCTGCTTCAGGATTGCCTGGTAGTACGTTTTCGGCTGAATCGTTTTTGGAACGAGTACCTGCGCAAGCCGTGTACTGGCGGCTGTCCGCTCCTTGGGAGCGGCCTGTACGAAAACATCAACGATTGAAGGCAAGTCTCGGCAAGCCAAATCGTTCAGCAACTTTCCTACCCGCAAGCGCAGCCAGCTCGGGGCACGCGTTCCCTGCagcaaaagcttttgcaagGCACGGGCTTGCGAATGAGAATCCACCACGCATGAAGACACCGAGGCTGCATCCAAGCCGACGCGCCTCGATAAAATTTGCAGTCTTGTCACAGTAGGTCTGCACTCCTCCATCAACGGTACCCGAGCCAGCAACGCCTCCCCTTGCAGCAGAGCAGCATAAATATCTGCCACGTGTCGCGGCAACAGCATTGGTCGAAACCGATCCAACAAGAGAACGGAACCCAGCGCACTTGCCGTACACACCAACTCATAGGCAGCGTTTGCCTCCCAATAGTCATGGTGTTTTTGTGTTTGCAGTGACGCCCACGTTAGCGCTGGGAGTGGTACACGTCCAGCTATAGACTTCGGCAGGGTATAGTGCGCACGCTCAGCCGCTTTCCACAGTACGTGTGGTTCCAATTTTGGTAAAATACTGCTGCAAATGAGCAGTTCCAAACATGCGGCGACGTCTGTGTAGTGTTGAACAGAAAGCATACCAATCGGTGGCGGCGGGCTTTGTACGGATGGAGATCGTTTAGACCGATTGAGCAAAGCTGATGTTTGCGGGGCAGTCGAAGGGGGTGGCGCTTGGTCCAAAACAGCGTAGCATCGTCCGAGGTCTCCTATCAAAGGGATGAGTATCATGTGCAAAAGCAGCGATCGCTCGTCGTCGATTCCAACATTATTTGCTGCGTTTTCAAAAACGTCACACCCTCTTTCTGGCTGATTGGTGAGGATCTCATCAAGCTGTTGCTTGATTTCGTCGACGCGCTTCACGATGCCGGCATCACGTAAACGAGTGTACACGCGTATGCTTCTCGTCCTATCATCCTTGGTCCCAGTCGCGCTCCCGTTCTTCCGACTGGCTAACGACAGCGTTTGGGGCTGAAATTCCGGAATCTCTCGAATCTCTTTCACAACACTTTGTATGCAGGCCACAACACCATTCATGGCGACTGCCTCCACGCTAACCAGTAATTCCTGCGACGGAAAACTTGAGTCGGACATGCTATTGTCTTGAGTTGCCATTCTCCACCGTACCCTATTTCTGATTTGTTATCGCGTTTTGCACAGATAGCGGAACCAAACGATACAAAACAATTCGCTGTAATTGAATCGAAGGTGTTTCTACAGACGCTGTTTCTCGGAAGCTAAAGTTATTTGACCCACCTCTACCATTGGGAATGGTTTGCAGGTACGACCCGACCCTCTTAGGTTCGGTAATGTAACCTCGTTCGGGGTTTCTGGTGACACTGTGAAAACCCAGATTCTTCGGGATGACGGGCCGTCTGCCGCTCGGAAGAATAATTCAAGTGGGTAGCTGTGCTTTAAGCAAACGACTTGGCCGACAGCAGATAGCTTTCTCGATGGGCAATTAATGAAAGATTTATCTTTTCTAAGTATTAAGTATCTTTCGATTGTGATAATTTTGTTTCAAATTTCCCCTGAAACAGAATTTCTATACCAGCTGGCTTGCTTCCGGAGGCAATCAGCGAATCAAAGGATTGGAGTTCCGGAGTTCGAACCTGACTTTGTTAAATATTTCAAATCATACTGTCTAGATGGCTTGATCGATTAATAAAATAGATCTCTGCGACATCGTATAGATGCCTTGATGATGAACATATACGTTCGCGTTGCTTTGCTGGAGTGGGAATTTCCGGCAGTGCGGAAACCTGACTGCCGATCTTTTTCGGCATCTGGTTCGATCCAGTGTCTTTCTCGCGTGTATTGTGTCTGCGTTGTGAGTGCAAAcccaaaaggaaaaaaggcTTCCGTTTTCCATCTTTCACAAAAAACACCACAATTCCATATTTTGAACACCTTTTGGTCGCGACCGAACTCTAGCTCCAGTTTTGGATCCAAGCTGCGATATATCCTCACAATGGTACAAACACTACCTGTGTTCAGGAGCTTGTCTGTAATGGCAATCGGAAGTTTCCTGCTGGCTCTCGGCCCATCGCCGTCGGCCGACGCCTTTGCTTTTTCGACTCGTTTGCCAACACAAAGTCTGTCTTTAAGATCCACTTCTACCTCGCTCTCGGCCGAGCCAGACTCTAAGAAACGAGTAGTGGTAATCGGCAATGGAATGGTGGGTCAGAAAGTCATGGAGAATCTACTCAAGATTGGTGCTGCTGCCGACGGCAACGAAAAGCAGCTGCAGCTCTCAACCTTTTGCGAAGAACCTCGAGCGGCCTATAACCGCGTGAAGCTCACTTCGTACTTTGAGACACGCGACCCTTCCGCGCTATCCATGACGAGCGAGTTCGACAAAGAAGGCAAGACCGTCTGGTACGACGAAAATGGCGTCGAGCTCTTGCTCAAAGACAAGGCTGTTTCGATTGATACGGAAGCCCAGACCGTCACGGGACAATCCGGGAAAGTTCTCTCCTACGATGCTTGCGTGCTAGCGACTGGATCGTTTCCCTTCGTGCCGCCCATTCCCGGTAAGCAACGTCCCGGAGTCTTCGTCTACCGTACAATTGAAGACCTCGAGAATATGTTACAGTACGCCCAAGACAACAACGTCAAGTCGGCCGCGGTGATCGGTGGTGGCCTCCTGGGCCTCGAAGCCGCTAAAGCCGCGAAGGATATGGGCCTCGAATCCCATATTATTGAGTTCGCCGATATTCTCATGTGTCGACAAATCGATCAGGGTGGCCACAACGCCCTCGTCGGAGTCATTGAAGACATGGGTCTCAAGGTGCATTGCGGCGCACGTACCGAATCCTTTGTCGGCCAGGACGGTTCCACCGACATGGAATCCATGTCCCCCGTCTCGGCCTTGCGATTCAGCAACGAGGACTGGGAGGATCTTCCTGTGCAAATGGTTATTGTCAGCGCTGGCATTAAGCCGCGTGACGAACTCGCGCGGGACGCCGGCATCGCCGTTGGGGAACGCGGTGGTGTCGTAGTCGATGATCAAATGCGCACGTCGGCCAAAGGGGTGTACGCAGTAGGGGAGATCGCCCTCTACAATAACTTCATCTACGGATTGATCGCACCGGGATACACCATGGCGGATGTGGCGGCCAAGTGTCTAGCTGACGATTTTGGGATCGGCAAAGCTCTAGATCCCGAGAACCTTCCTGCCTTTACCGGCGCCGACATGTCTACCAAACTCAAGTTGCTTGGATGTGATGTCGCCTCGTTTGGTGTTAATCAACCTCGATCCGACGACAAGGATGTTTCCGAAATGGTCTGGAATGACCCAGTCAGCCGAGTTTACCGTAAACTTATTTTGAACAAAGCGGGCACCAAGCTTCGTGGTGGAATCTTGGTCGGAGACGCTGCCGACTACGATAAACTACACAAACTTGCTGTCAAGAGCGAAGAAGAGCTCACGGAAAATCCGGCCATGCTCTTGCCTCCGATCTCGGCCCGTGGTGGGGTGGCGGAAGAAAACGAGGGTGTTTCGGACGACCCAACGGCTCAGATTTGTTCTTGCAATGATGTCACGCGGGGTGACATTGCCTCAACGATCGTGGAGCTTGGGGTGGAAGGCGCTACACTGTCGGCCGTCAAGAAGTGCAGCAATGCAGGCACTGGTTGTGGTGGATGTGAACCCCAAGTTAAAGATATTCTCAAGCAGGAACTCGCGAAGTTAGGTGGCACTTTGTCCAATCATCTCTGCGAACATTTTTCCTATTCTAGGCCGGAACTCATGGCCTTGGTGCGTACCGACACGGACCCCTCCAGCGTGGACTCCTTCGAAAAAGTTTTGCACAAACATGGCCATGGAGATGGCTGCGAAGTTTGCAAGCCGACAGTGGGTTCCATTCTTGCCTCGCTTAACAACGGCATCATCATAGACGACGGACGTGATGCTTTGCAAGATACGAATGATCGTGCTATGGCGAACATGCAGCGTGGTGGATCTTATTCTGTTGTACCTCGGGTGCCGGCCGGTGAGTTGTTGCCTGATCAGCTAATCGCATTGGGAGTCGTTGCAAAGAAGTACGATCTCTATACGAAGGTGACCGGTGCTCAGCGAGTCGATCTGTTCGGCGCCGCCAAACACCAGCTACCTGATATTTGGGAAGAGTTGGGGCAGGCTGGTTTCGAATCTGGGCACGCATACGGAAAAGCTCTCCGTACCGTGAAATCTTGCGTCGGATCAACGTGGTGTCGTTACGGTGTACAAGATGCAGTCTCGTTCGCGGTTGAGATCGAAAACCGGTACAAAGGAATTCGATCCCCTCATAAATTGAAAAGTGGCGTTTCTGGGTGTGTGCGGGAATGTGCTGAAGCCCAAAGCAAAGATTTCGGCCTCATCGCTACCGAGAACGGGTACAACCTGTACCTCGGTGGTAACGGCGGGACGAATCCCGTCCACGCCGAGCTCTTCGCCACGGATATTGACGAAAAGACTGTCATCAAGTACCTCGACCGATACCTCATGTACTACATATTGACAGCCGATCGCTTGGAGCGCACAGCTGTTTGGCAGAAAAAGCTTCCTTCAGGTAAAGATGGAAGTGGGCCGATCGGGCATCTGCATGAAGTCATCATCGAAGACTCTCTCGGCATCTGTGACGAACTCGACACTCGTATGGAGCATTTGGTTGACACATATCACGATGAATGGGCAGAAGTTGTAAAAGATCCAGCGCGTCGTGCTAAGTTCAAGCAATTTGTGAATACTGACGAAACATTATCCAAGGATTCGATGATCGAGTTCATTGATATGCGAGGACAAAAACGCCCCGCTGACTGGCCGAAGGACGGGGAGCCGCAAACGAACTGGAGGGCTCCAGACAGCGACATTTTTGCAAAGTCTGAGAAGTCGTGGGTTGAAGTCGGAAGTGAATCTGACTTTGCTGAAAACGTCGGCTCTTCGATTTTGTATGGCGATACACAGCTTGCAGTTTTCAACAACGTGCAACGTGGTGAGTGGTACTGTACTCAAAACATGTGTCCGCACAAACAAGCGTTTGTACTATCTCAAGGAATTATGGGGGATACGAACGGCGAAGCCAAGGTTGCTTGTCCA
The sequence above is a segment of the Phaeodactylum tricornutum CCAP 1055/1 chromosome 10, whole genome shotgun sequence genome. Coding sequences within it:
- a CDS encoding predicted protein encodes the protein SKKRVVVIGNGMVGQKVMENLLKIGAAADGNEKQLQLSTFCEEPRAAYNRVKLTSYFETRDPSALSMTSEFDKEGKTVWYDENGVELLLKDKAVSIDTEAQTVTGQSGKVLSYDACVLATGSFPFVPPIPGKQRPGVFVYRTIEDLENMLQYAQDNNVKSAAVIGGGLLGLEAAKAAKDMGLESHIIEFADILMCRQIDQGGHNALVGVIEDMGLKVHCGARTESFVGQDGSTDMESMSPVSALRFSNEDWEDLPVQMVIVSAGIKPRDELARDAGIAVGERGGVVVDDQMRTSAKGVYAVGEIALYNNFIYGLIAPGYTMADVAAKCLADDFGIGKALDPENLPAFTGADMSTKLKLLGCDVASFGVNQPRSDDKDVSEMVWNDPVSRVYRKLILNKAGTKLRGGILVGDAADYDKLHKLAVKSEEELTENPAMLLPPISARGGVAEENEGVSDDPTAQICSCNDVTRGDIASTIVELGVEGATLSAVKKCSNAGTGCGGCEPQVKDILKQELAKLGGTLSNHLCEHFSYSRPELMALVRTDTDPSSVDSFEKVLHKHGHGDGCEVCKPTVGSILASLNNGIIIDDGRDALQDTNDRAMANMQRGGSYSVVPRVPAGELLPDQLIALGVVAKKYDLYTKVTGAQRVDLFGAAKHQLPDIWEELGQAGFESGHAYGKALRTVKSCVGSTWCRYGVQDAVSFAVEIENRYKGIRSPHKLKSGVSGCVRECAEAQSKDFGLIATENGYNLYLGGNGGTNPVHAELFATDIDEKTVIKYLDRYLMYYILTADRLERTAVWQKKLPSGKDGSGPIGHLHEVIIEDSLGICDELDTRMEHLVDTYHDEWAEVVKDPARRAKFKQFVNTDETLSKDSMIEFIDMRGQKRPA
- a CDS encoding predicted protein, coding for WVEVGSESDFAENVGSSILYGDTQLAVFNNVQRGEWYCTQNMCPHKQAFVLSQGIMGDTNGEAKVACPLHKKQFSLDDGAEIGVDNGLQILTFAVKIEDGKV